A region from the Eulemur rufifrons isolate Redbay chromosome 21, OSU_ERuf_1, whole genome shotgun sequence genome encodes:
- the FZD10 gene encoding frizzled-10 — MPRPGPRLWLVLQVMGSCAAISSMDMERPGDSKCQPIEIPMCKDIGYNMTRMPNLMGHENQREAAIQLHEFAPLVEYGCHGHLRFFLCSLYAPMCTEQVSTPIPACRVMCEQARLKCSPIMEQFNFKWPDSLDCSKLPNKNDPNYLCMEAPNNGSDEPTRGSGMFPPLFRPQRPHSAQEHQLKDGGPGRSGCDNPGKFHHVEKSASCAPLCTPGVDVYWSRDDKRFAVVWLAVWSVLCCFSSAFTVLTFLIDPARFRYPERPIIFLSMCYCVYSVGYIIRLFAGAESIACDRDSGQLYVIQEGLESTGCTLVFLVLYYFGMASSLWWVVLTLTWFLAAGKKWGHEAIEANSSYFHLAAWAIPAVKTILILVLRRVAGDELTGVCYVGSMDVNALTGFVLVPLACYLTIGTSFLLSGFVALFHIRRVMKTGGENTDKLERLMVRIGVFSVLYTVPATCVIACYFYERLNMDYWKILAGQHKCKMNNQTKSLDCLLAASIPAVEIFMVKIFMLLVVGITSGVWIWTGKTLQSWQSVCSRRLRKGRRKPASVLTSSGIYKKAQHPPKPHLGKYETPAQPPTCV; from the coding sequence ATGCCGCGCCCGGGCCCCCGCCTGTGGCTGGTCCTGCAGGTGATGGGCTCGTGCGCCGCCATCAGCTCCATGGACATGGAGCGTCCCGGCGACAGCAAGTGCCAGCCCATCGAGATCCCGATGTGCAAGGACATCGGCTACAACATGACCCGCATGCCCAACCTGATGGGCCATGAGAACCAGCGCGAGGCGGCCATCCAGCTGCACGAGTTCGCGCCACTGGTGGAGTACGGCTGCCACGGCCATCTCCGCTTCTTCCTGTGCTCGCTGTACGCGCCCATGTGCACCGAGCAGgtctccacccccatccccgccTGCCGGGTCATGTGCGAGCAGGCCCGGCTCAAGTGCTCGCCCATTATGGAGCAGTTCAACTTCAAGTGGCCCGACTCCCTGGATTGCAGCAAACTCCCCAACAAGAACGACCCCAACTACCTGTGCATGGAGGCGCCCAATAACGGCTCGGACGAGCCCACGCGGGGCTCGGGCATGTTCCCTCCGCTCTTTAGGCCGCAGCGGCCGCACAGCGCGCAGGAGCACCAGCTGAAGGACGGCGGGCCTGGGCGCAGCGGCTGCGACAACCCGGGCAAGTTCCACCACGTGGAGAAGAGCGCGTCGTGCGCGCCGCTCTGCACGCCCGGCGTGGACGTGTACTGGAGCCGCGATGACAAGCGCTTCGCCGTGGTCTGGCTGGCCGTCTGGTCCGTGCTGTGCTGCTTCTCCAGCGCCTTCACCGTGCTCACCTTCCTCATCGACCCCGCCCGCTTCAGGTACCCCGAGCGCCCCATCATCTTCCTCTCCATGTGCTACTGCGTCTACTCGGTGGGCTACATCATCCGCCTCTTCGCCGGTGCCGAGAGCATCGCCTGCGACCGCGACAGCGGGCAGCTCTACGTCAtccaggaggggctggagagcACGGGCTGCACCCTGGTCTTCCTGGTCCTCTACTACTTCGGGATGGCCAGCTCGCTGTGGTGGGTGGTCCTCACGCTCACCTGGTTCCTGGCCGCGGGCAAGAAGTGGGGCCACGAGGCCATCGAAGCCAACAGCAGCTACTTCCACCTGGCCGCCTGGGCCATCCCGGCGGTGAAGACCATCCTCATCCTCGTGCTGCGCCGGGTGGCGGGCGACGAGCTCACGGGCGTGTGCTACGTGGGCAGCATGGATGTGAACGCGCTCACGGGCTTCGTGCTCGTGCCGCTGGCCTGCTACCTCACCATTGGCACCTCCTTCCTGCTGTCGGGCTTCGTGGCGCTTTTCCACATCCGCAGGGTGATGAAGACGGGCGGGGAGAACACGGACAAGCTGGAGCGGCTCATGGTGAGGATAGGGGTCTTCTCGGTGCTCTACACCGTGCCGGCCACCTGTGTGATCGCCTGCTACTTCTACGAGCGCCTCAACATGGACTACTGGAAAATCCTGGCCGGGCAGCACAAGTGCAAAATGAACAACCAGACCAAGAGCTTGGACTGCCTGCTGGCCGCCTCCATCCCAGCCGTGGAGATCTTCATGGTGAAGATCTTCATGCTGCTGGTCGTGGGCATCACCAGCGGGGTGTGGATCTGGACCGGCAAGACCCTGCAGTCCTGGCAGAGTGTGTGCAGCCGCAGGCTGAGGAAGGGCCGGAGGAAACCGGCCAGCGTGCTCACCAGCAGTGGGATTTACAAAAAAGCCCAGCACCCCCCGAAACCTCACCTGGGGAAGTATGAgacccctgcccagcctcccacctGCGTGTGA